From Paenibacillus graminis:
CAGCTGGGCAACTACTATTTATCGGGAGCGCAGACACAGCTGCGCCGGTTCGCCTTGCTTCTGGGCAAAGGAGAGGACCGGGAAGAGAGCTATACATATGCCATGGAGCAGCTGACACGGCTTCATGCTTTTATCAAGAAAGCCCGGGTCTATTTGACCACAAGAGCCGGGGATCCCGAGCTTGCCCTCGATCATGAGTCCACCATCGACGAATGGCTGGGGCATGCCTGGCAGCTGTCTGAGCTGAAAGAGCATGGGCTGGTCAAAGAATCTGTTGAACTTCTGCAGCTGGCATTCTACAGCTACGATGATCCGGCCCGTCAGGAGTTCGTGGATCTTGGCTACTGGCTGGAGACGGCAAGCGGCGAAATCCACCGGACTCTCAACTATCGTCCATACAAGGCAGCGAAGCTGATGCGGGAGGAGGACAGCTTCTTTGAGCTGGTACAGATCCCGCTGCTGTACACCTACCCCGGTGATATGAATGTCCGGGTGCGGTATGAAGCGATGACATCCAGGGCTGTAGAAGATAAAGACCTGGATCGGGTTACGGCAAACGCAAGCCGTTCATATACAGAAGCGCTCAAGAAGGTCAAAAATCAGTTGAAAAATCCGCTAAGCGATAAGACGCCTGTCATGCTGCTGCATGCGGCCCATCTGGGAGTGACAGCCAGCGGCCAGTATGTGATCACTGATGATGCCGGAGTCCAAATGGTGCTGGACGACATTCCTTCACTGCCCCAGGGTACGCTTGAGCTGCTGCCGTTCCTGCCTGCCTCTGCGATGAAGGATTGCTGTGTGCTGGTAATGTTCGAGCATCTTCTGGATCAGGGACGGCTGACTGCCCAGCCTTTGACAATCATCCAGGGCGGGACCATCACCCGGCTTCTGTACTAGCATACCTGCCCATACGTATACGTTCTTATATTTCCTATAGGGGGACAGCCCATGAGTACAGCATTATTGCAAGAGCTTCATCAAGAAGTCCGAAGAATATATATTGCCGGCAGTGAACTGGCTGCCGGGGATTTCCGCCTGAAACGGCTGCTTCCGCAGTTTCAGCAGCTCGGAGAGCGGGCGGCAGTCTTCAAACGGCTCGGAGAAGGCATTACCTCTCTAGTGGAACCGGGTGCAGGTGACGAAGTACCTGCCGCAGTGCGGCTGCAGGAGCTGACGCTGCTATTGGAATCGGTGCTGTATACCCAAGGGGTCAGCACACCTGACGAAGCTCCCGGTGAGCTTCGCAGCCGGAATTTCACTCTGGATACCCAGCTCCCGTACCGGAAGCTGGCCGCAGTGCGGCAGGCCTTGACTACAACAGGCAGCGGCAGGTATGAGATTGTGATTGAAGCTTTTAAGGATGGCATGTTCCGGGATCTGCGCCTGCTTCCGCTGGCCATTGCAGCTTTGAATGATCCTTACTCGGAGATCGCCGAGTATGCCATGACCACCATTCTTCCGTCCTATGGTCCACCCATCACCGGTTACTTGATCGAAACACTCAATCTGGCGGGCGGCAAAAGCGAAGTCCGCAAGCTGAAGGCAATCGCCAAGGCAGGCGGAACGGAAGTGGCCGAAGAGATCTATAAGGCTGCCGAAGACGGCAGCGACGATATCCGGGCAGCAGCGATCGAATGCCTTGGGGGCCATGACGCGTACCTTCCGTTCCTGCTGGAGTGGAGCAAAGACAAGAAAAAAGTCATTCGCGAGGCGGCGTATAAAGCGCTGGTGACAAGCGGATCATCACAGGGCGAAGACCGGCTGTATGAAGCTTTTGCAGGGAAGAAGGACCGGGAGCTGGTGGCAGATGCTCTGGCCTATAGTTCTTCAACACCGCTTATGGAGAGGCTGTCCGCTCTATATTTGCAGGAGCTGCGTGAAGCTCCGCAGAAGAATGAAGACAAGAAAAAGACGGAGCAAGTGTGGAACAGTATCCGGCCGTTTACGACAGTGCTCTTCGGGCAGCAGAATCCGCAGCTGGATGAACTTTACAGCTATGTGATCCAGGATCATGGACGTTTTGCAT
This genomic window contains:
- a CDS encoding SWIM zinc finger family protein: MPELTTSYVDSLAPNAAAIKNGQGLVRKKSFVQLHTSENGELLFGQCAGSGKTPYECSVDFISPDNPVFRCTCPSRQFPCKHALGLLYAYVEGQAFTPAPVPEDISSKREKAEKREENKAKQAAEGTESKPKKVNKSALKKKINAQLEGLDLLEKLVLSLIRGGLSTIDSKTLKTVQEHVKQLGNYYLSGAQTQLRRFALLLGKGEDREESYTYAMEQLTRLHAFIKKARVYLTTRAGDPELALDHESTIDEWLGHAWQLSELKEHGLVKESVELLQLAFYSYDDPARQEFVDLGYWLETASGEIHRTLNYRPYKAAKLMREEDSFFELVQIPLLYTYPGDMNVRVRYEAMTSRAVEDKDLDRVTANASRSYTEALKKVKNQLKNPLSDKTPVMLLHAAHLGVTASGQYVITDDAGVQMVLDDIPSLPQGTLELLPFLPASAMKDCCVLVMFEHLLDQGRLTAQPLTIIQGGTITRLLY
- a CDS encoding HEAT repeat domain-containing protein, translating into MSTALLQELHQEVRRIYIAGSELAAGDFRLKRLLPQFQQLGERAAVFKRLGEGITSLVEPGAGDEVPAAVRLQELTLLLESVLYTQGVSTPDEAPGELRSRNFTLDTQLPYRKLAAVRQALTTTGSGRYEIVIEAFKDGMFRDLRLLPLAIAALNDPYSEIAEYAMTTILPSYGPPITGYLIETLNLAGGKSEVRKLKAIAKAGGTEVAEEIYKAAEDGSDDIRAAAIECLGGHDAYLPFLLEWSKDKKKVIREAAYKALVTSGSSQGEDRLYEAFAGKKDRELVADALAYSSSTPLMERLSALYLQELREAPQKNEDKKKTEQVWNSIRPFTTVLFGQQNPQLDELYSYVIQDHGRFASLGFTIVINEAARYKQNAATEAAFEELRQLEKLDTRYFPYLFRAAQQLMSAEELYKQFGGTLMNKLKAVVTKDSAQRNKLLMDTIKEQVMHAEEIWYDAAWDPQRDRQYRETAMLAPDKIAAAWDPRWLDLFIHRDVPELVCAFARPKHAEARSYLLNKLSEQKDLQRNLRNHDVLPNLFTGLARSGMPDPELHELLISVLENGKSYLPYRFDYFLFQHMLKFPASYHSRLEALVPNQRYYESRAQLEYVIHYLKGQA